Proteins from a single region of Stappia sp. ES.058:
- a CDS encoding RidA family protein → MPRRALFPAGARTTTDQIKLSPGIISGNHVFVTGMTGSGPDGTMPEDLEEQFRQAFEKIDAVLREAGLDFGSIVEMTTYHVGLRAHFDTFCKVHSNYVSEPFPAWTAVEVAGLRREGAVVEIKVVAAIELSRPDGQIGLEADI, encoded by the coding sequence ATGCCGCGCAGAGCACTCTTTCCGGCAGGAGCACGGACAACGACCGACCAGATCAAGCTTTCGCCAGGGATCATTTCCGGTAACCATGTCTTTGTGACTGGTATGACTGGAAGCGGCCCGGACGGCACCATGCCGGAGGATCTGGAAGAACAGTTTCGACAAGCTTTTGAAAAGATTGACGCAGTTCTTCGGGAGGCCGGACTGGACTTCGGCTCGATTGTCGAGATGACAACGTACCATGTCGGTCTGCGAGCTCATTTCGATACGTTCTGTAAAGTCCATTCCAATTATGTCTCGGAACCCTTCCCCGCATGGACAGCGGTTGAGGTCGCAGGTTTGCGCAGAGAGGGTGCGGTCGTAGAGATTAAGGTGGTGGCGGCCATCGAGCTAAGCAGACCTGATGGACAGATTGGGCTCGAAGCGGACATCTGA